A region of Sulfurimonas sp. DNA encodes the following proteins:
- a CDS encoding glycosyltransferase family 9 protein has protein sequence MNVDTMRNIDHYAGVPLTFLGTIIKKTIEFFKPLKKIKPKNVLLIELSEMGSAIIVDPAMRKLQSNIEGELFFVIFSKNKVSLQLLGTVKEENIFTIDESSIPNLALSAINFLKWCRKNKIDSVIDLELFSRFTALLSATCGAVNIVGFHSFHNEGLYRGDFLTKKVAYNAHQHIAKNFIALVDALLSEKEELPFLKRIIPDEETVIAKAQINENQKESIISTISNMYEGFDKDKNSVILVNSNASDLLPQRRWDKENYGDVIKMILQENKNVVILLTGAPSEKAGAQLLADYVGDKRCINFASAVKFLQLPALYSVSKFMLTNDSGPAHFASITDMHTFVLFGPETPALYGSLGPTTPIYAGMSCSPCVSASNHRKTPCWDNQCIKIITPEWVFNTLKPKLDELS, from the coding sequence ATGAATGTAGATACTATGAGAAACATCGACCATTACGCTGGTGTACCACTTACATTTCTAGGCACTATTATTAAAAAAACTATTGAATTTTTCAAACCACTTAAAAAAATAAAGCCTAAAAATGTTCTTCTTATTGAGCTTTCAGAAATGGGAAGTGCTATTATCGTTGATCCCGCTATGAGAAAGCTTCAATCAAACATAGAGGGTGAACTATTTTTTGTAATCTTTTCTAAAAATAAAGTGAGTCTTCAACTTCTAGGAACTGTTAAAGAAGAAAATATCTTTACTATTGATGAGAGTAGCATTCCAAACCTTGCTCTAAGTGCAATAAACTTTTTAAAATGGTGTAGAAAAAATAAAATTGATTCTGTAATAGATTTAGAACTTTTTTCTCGCTTTACAGCACTTCTGAGTGCAACTTGTGGTGCTGTTAATATTGTAGGTTTCCACTCTTTTCACAACGAAGGACTTTATAGAGGAGACTTTTTAACTAAAAAAGTTGCATATAATGCTCATCAACATATCGCTAAAAACTTCATCGCTTTAGTAGATGCTCTTTTGAGTGAAAAAGAAGAACTTCCTTTTTTGAAAAGAATTATTCCTGATGAAGAAACTGTAATTGCAAAAGCACAAATAAATGAAAATCAAAAAGAAAGTATCATCTCAACAATTTCTAATATGTATGAAGGATTTGACAAAGATAAAAATTCAGTAATTTTAGTAAACTCAAATGCATCTGACCTACTTCCTCAAAGAAGATGGGATAAAGAGAACTACGGTGATGTTATAAAGATGATTTTACAAGAGAACAAAAATGTTGTTATTCTTTTAACAGGAGCACCTTCAGAAAAAGCTGGAGCGCAACTTTTAGCAGACTATGTAGGAGATAAAAGATGTATAAACTTTGCAAGTGCTGTTAAGTTTTTACAACTTCCAGCTCTTTATAGTGTGAGTAAATTTATGCTTACAAATGATTCAGGACCTGCTCACTTTGCATCTATAACTGATATGCATACTTTTGTTTTATTTGGACCTGAAACACCTGCTCTTTACGGCTCATTAGGTCCAACAACACCTATCTATGCAGGAATGTCTTGTAGTCCATGTGTTAGTGCTTCAAACCACAGAAAAACACCTTGTTGGGATAACCAATGTATAAAAATCATAACTCCTGAGTGGGTATTTAATACACTCAAACCAAAGCTTGATGAACTCTCTTAA
- a CDS encoding phosphatase PAP2 family protein codes for MIYFLILTALIFLSYFFVDKSVAEYFLANIPSYEHIGDTISILGESHWYIGTAIIGFIFFKYFKKNKLFEQRFLFLLYINIFSGLISLVLKQLFGRIRPWGMRGDSDDYGFLLFQNFDLGLVEKMKYHFITVLESPTTYSSFPSGHTTTVAAVFTYLIILFPRHLYLIVITGLIIVSSRILANDHFVSDIFAGIIVGSFSTIYLYSKFKEKINENI; via the coding sequence ATGATTTACTTTTTAATTCTCACAGCACTTATCTTTTTATCCTACTTTTTTGTAGATAAAAGTGTTGCTGAGTATTTTTTAGCAAATATTCCAAGCTATGAGCATATTGGCGATACAATCAGCATACTTGGCGAATCACATTGGTATATAGGAACTGCAATTATTGGATTTATATTTTTTAAGTATTTCAAAAAGAACAAATTATTTGAGCAAAGATTTCTATTTTTACTATATATAAATATTTTTTCAGGTCTTATAAGTTTAGTTTTAAAACAACTTTTTGGACGAATACGACCTTGGGGTATGAGAGGCGATAGTGATGATTATGGATTTTTACTTTTTCAAAATTTTGACCTTGGTTTGGTAGAAAAAATGAAGTATCACTTTATTACTGTTTTAGAATCACCAACTACTTACTCCTCTTTTCCATCTGGACATACTACAACTGTCGCGGCAGTTTTTACTTATCTGATTATTTTGTTTCCTCGTCATCTATACTTGATAGTAATCACAGGACTCATTATAGTTTCAAGTAGAATCTTGGCAAATGATCATTTTGTAAGTGATATTTTTGCAGGTATTATAGTTGGTAGCTTTTCTACTATATATTTATACTCTAAATTTAAGGAGAAAATCAATGAAAATATTTAA
- the coaBC gene encoding bifunctional phosphopantothenoylcysteine decarboxylase/phosphopantothenate--cysteine ligase CoaBC, with protein MIIPSDLLKDKKILLGVTGSIAVYKSLELTRLFIKAGAEVKVVMSEAAKKFVTPLSFEVLTSKKVLDDTSESWVDDHNHIKTTQWADIFIIAPATANTIAKLANAIADNMLLQCALAFPSTKIIAPSANTNMLQNPITKGNIKMLAIANYEVVDTQVKELACKTLGDGAMAEPLDIFWQSARELLREEFWDDRRVIVTGGGTIEKIDDVRYLSNFSSGKMASSLATALYCRGADVNLIATRFEENIPKGIHTIDVESSHEMLEYLTDSIRIAKKGKLSKATLMRDEQIHLIQKEPYLFMAAAVSDYIPKFSQDGKLKKEMLGEEFELSLTQNIDILNSIDKKGIITVGFKAEMDKDTAMKNASKMIDKKDVDAVCLNILKDSSSFGSDTNTIEFITPQRKEILPSNDKLSLSFDIISHAKNL; from the coding sequence ATGATTATTCCATCTGACTTACTTAAAGATAAAAAAATACTTCTAGGTGTAACAGGTTCTATTGCTGTTTATAAATCACTTGAACTTACAAGACTTTTTATAAAGGCTGGTGCAGAGGTTAAAGTTGTAATGAGTGAAGCAGCTAAAAAGTTTGTTACTCCACTTAGCTTTGAAGTTCTAACTTCAAAAAAGGTTTTGGATGATACAAGTGAGTCTTGGGTAGATGACCACAATCACATAAAAACAACTCAGTGGGCAGATATATTTATAATCGCTCCTGCAACTGCAAACACAATCGCAAAACTTGCAAATGCTATAGCTGACAATATGCTGTTACAATGCGCTTTAGCATTCCCAAGCACAAAAATCATAGCACCGTCTGCAAATACAAATATGTTACAAAACCCTATCACAAAAGGTAATATTAAAATGCTCGCTATTGCTAACTATGAAGTAGTAGATACTCAAGTAAAAGAGTTGGCTTGTAAAACTCTTGGTGATGGAGCGATGGCTGAACCTCTTGATATATTTTGGCAGAGTGCAAGAGAACTGTTAAGAGAAGAGTTTTGGGATGATAGAAGAGTTATAGTTACTGGTGGTGGAACAATTGAAAAGATAGATGATGTTCGATATCTTTCAAACTTTTCAAGTGGTAAGATGGCATCATCTTTAGCAACTGCACTTTATTGCAGAGGTGCTGATGTAAACTTAATAGCAACTAGGTTTGAAGAGAATATTCCTAAAGGTATCCACACTATTGATGTTGAGAGTTCGCATGAGATGTTAGAGTATTTAACAGACTCAATTCGCATCGCTAAAAAAGGAAAACTTTCAAAAGCAACTCTTATGAGAGATGAGCAAATTCATCTAATTCAAAAAGAGCCTTATCTCTTTATGGCAGCAGCCGTTAGTGACTATATTCCTAAATTTTCTCAAGATGGAAAGCTAAAAAAAGAGATGTTAGGAGAAGAGTTTGAACTTAGTTTAACTCAAAATATTGACATCTTAAACTCCATAGATAAAAAAGGCATCATAACTGTTGGGTTTAAAGCAGAAATGGATAAAGATACAGCCATGAAAAATGCTTCAAAAATGATAGATAAAAAAGATGTAGATGCAGTTTGTTTAAATATTTTAAAAGACTCATCAAGTTTTGGTAGTGATACAAATACAATTGAATTTATAACTCCTCAAAGAAAAGAAATTTTACCAAGTAATGATAAGCTAAGTCTATCTTTTGATATAATTTCACATGCGAAAAATCTATAA
- a CDS encoding ArnT family glycosyltransferase, whose amino-acid sequence MNSLKAHSPFFAFIALVAIIRLLLAPHLGLGADEAHYVIYALNLDWSYYDHPPLVGWVQYIFTSIFGLNEFGARVSAITIGFFTSIFIYFLIFQIDKDSKRSFIAILALHASFLFNALFLMTMPDTLLFLLLIPIIYCVIAIEEKGTHRSWLLLGLFLGLAGLAKYTAILFLIPIILYFIIRRRFDILFSPNVIPSAFLALLIVSPVIYWNVQTDFASLIYQSNHVVGAKSINWDGFTTSLVGQFVAYNPFLFPLAFFGLYKSLRSKNSYLFLSALFGLVLFSFFTYSALYKTALPHWSALFYMLFIPLGAYYFYELSNKFKKYLKFSIAIGLILSSLIYLEVGTKLIPLPDENSLQIDIYGFENILKEANKAITDDEALAVTHWTLASRAIFYNDKYRSKVFLIDSRDDQFDIWEKGSPIGKDLIVIDINILHKDTNSYMKCDSVEKLKSFNVLLDETKPDTIDLVKCTNYQGLK is encoded by the coding sequence ATGAACTCTCTTAAAGCACACTCTCCTTTTTTTGCTTTTATTGCTTTAGTTGCAATAATAAGACTACTTTTAGCTCCACACTTGGGGCTTGGAGCAGATGAAGCACATTATGTTATCTATGCCTTAAATCTTGATTGGAGTTATTATGACCATCCTCCTCTTGTTGGTTGGGTTCAGTATATCTTTACTTCTATCTTTGGTTTAAATGAGTTTGGAGCAAGAGTAAGTGCCATAACTATTGGTTTTTTTACTTCTATCTTTATCTATTTTCTTATATTTCAAATTGATAAAGACTCAAAAAGAAGCTTTATAGCCATTTTAGCTCTTCACGCTTCTTTTCTTTTTAACGCTCTATTTTTAATGACAATGCCAGACACTCTACTCTTTTTACTACTAATTCCAATAATATATTGTGTTATTGCAATTGAAGAAAAAGGAACTCATCGTTCATGGCTTTTACTTGGTCTTTTTTTAGGTCTTGCTGGTTTAGCAAAATATACTGCTATTTTATTTTTAATTCCTATTATTTTATATTTTATCATCAGAAGAAGATTTGATATTTTATTTTCACCAAATGTTATTCCATCTGCTTTTCTTGCTTTACTGATTGTTTCTCCTGTGATTTACTGGAATGTACAAACAGATTTTGCAAGTCTTATCTACCAAAGCAATCATGTTGTCGGTGCTAAAAGTATAAATTGGGATGGATTTACAACATCTTTAGTTGGACAATTTGTCGCTTATAATCCTTTTCTTTTTCCTTTGGCATTTTTTGGACTTTATAAATCTCTGAGATCAAAAAACTCTTATCTCTTTTTATCAGCTCTTTTTGGCTTAGTATTATTTTCATTTTTCACTTATTCTGCTCTTTATAAAACTGCCCTACCTCACTGGAGTGCACTTTTTTATATGCTTTTCATTCCTTTAGGAGCTTACTATTTTTATGAACTCTCAAACAAGTTTAAAAAATATCTAAAATTTAGTATTGCAATTGGACTAATTCTATCTTCACTTATCTACTTAGAAGTTGGAACAAAACTCATACCTCTTCCAGATGAAAACTCACTACAAATCGATATTTATGGTTTTGAAAATATTTTAAAAGAAGCAAATAAAGCCATTACAGATGATGAAGCCTTAGCAGTAACTCACTGGACATTAGCATCTCGCGCAATCTTTTACAATGATAAATATCGATCTAAAGTTTTTTTAATTGACTCAAGAGATGATCAGTTTGATATCTGGGAAAAAGGCTCTCCCATAGGAAAAGATTTAATTGTTATAGACATAAACATACTGCATAAAGATACAAACAGCTATATGAAATGCGATAGCGTAGAGAAATTAAAGAGTTTTAATGTTTTACTAGATGAAACGAAACCAGATACTATTGACTTAGTTAAGTGTACAAATTATCAAGGTCTTAAATGA
- the glmU gene encoding bifunctional UDP-N-acetylglucosamine diphosphorylase/glucosamine-1-phosphate N-acetyltransferase GlmU, translated as MSKDKISIVILAAGKGSRMKSGTAKVLHNISGKPMLYHIIKSSLEISNDITVVVAHQKEAVIQKMESFFKDINFVTQDAIKFPGTGGAMMNVKAKNEKVLVLNGDMPLIRASSLQGFLDTDAQIIMSIFDLQDPDGYGRVVIQDGQVQSIVEQKDASRDELKITTVNAGIYAFSNDILEKYIPLLSNDNAQEEYYLTDVISMARKDEANIVPLLVNEEQFKGVNSRVDLAAAEVIMQDAIKSKLMMSGVNMQLPSSIYIENSVTFEGECIVENGCRLTGETLIKNSHIKANSVIEDSIVKNSDVGPLAHLRPASYIEDSHIGNFVEVKKSSLKGVKAGHLSYIGDALIDEGTNIGAGFITCNYDGINKHKTIIGKNVFVGSDSHLVAPVTLEDDVMVAAGTTVTTGTVKKGSLVLSRTKLRTIKDFYYKFFGKIK; from the coding sequence ATGAGTAAAGATAAAATAAGTATAGTAATTTTGGCTGCTGGTAAAGGTAGTAGAATGAAATCAGGGACTGCAAAGGTACTCCATAATATAAGTGGAAAACCTATGCTTTATCACATTATAAAATCTTCACTAGAAATTTCAAATGACATAACAGTTGTTGTTGCACACCAAAAAGAAGCTGTTATACAGAAAATGGAATCTTTTTTTAAAGATATTAACTTCGTTACTCAAGATGCTATAAAGTTCCCAGGAACTGGTGGTGCTATGATGAATGTTAAGGCTAAAAATGAAAAAGTTTTAGTTTTAAATGGAGATATGCCACTTATAAGAGCAAGTTCTTTGCAAGGTTTCCTTGACACAGATGCACAGATAATAATGTCAATATTTGATTTGCAAGACCCAGATGGTTATGGTCGCGTAGTTATACAAGATGGACAAGTTCAAAGTATAGTTGAACAAAAAGATGCATCTAGAGATGAACTTAAAATAACAACTGTAAATGCTGGCATCTATGCTTTTAGCAACGATATTTTAGAAAAGTATATTCCACTACTTAGTAATGACAATGCACAAGAAGAGTACTATTTAACAGATGTTATTTCAATGGCAAGAAAAGACGAAGCCAATATTGTACCTCTACTAGTAAATGAGGAACAATTTAAAGGCGTAAACTCAAGAGTAGATTTAGCTGCTGCAGAAGTAATTATGCAAGACGCTATAAAATCAAAATTGATGATGAGTGGTGTGAATATGCAACTACCTTCTAGCATCTATATAGAAAATAGTGTAACATTTGAAGGTGAGTGTATAGTTGAGAATGGTTGTCGCTTAACTGGTGAAACCCTCATAAAAAACTCACATATCAAAGCAAATAGTGTTATAGAAGACTCGATAGTTAAAAATTCTGATGTTGGTCCTCTTGCACACCTTCGCCCTGCTTCATATATAGAAGATTCTCACATAGGAAACTTTGTAGAAGTTAAAAAAAGCTCTCTTAAAGGTGTAAAAGCTGGGCATCTAAGCTATATTGGTGATGCTTTGATTGATGAAGGTACAAATATCGGTGCAGGATTTATTACTTGTAACTATGATGGCATCAACAAACATAAAACAATTATAGGCAAGAATGTATTTGTAGGTAGTGATTCCCATCTTGTAGCACCTGTAACGCTTGAAGATGATGTAATGGTCGCAGCAGGAACAACAGTTACCACAGGAACAGTAAAAAAAGGCTCATTAGTTTTAAGTCGTACTAAATTAAGAACTATCAAAGATTTTTATTATAAATTTTTTGGTAAAATCAAGTAA
- a CDS encoding glycosyltransferase family 39 protein, with amino-acid sequence MTKLYSKEIKIVFLIFIFKIILLSLVPLTGDEAYFIKWGNTLSMGYYDHPPMVGWLIYLMSFVSDNYIFYRLFSVVTTFIVTYLIYKIAELYMEQKRAFYIGLLFLASPVDILISLFTNDVALLLFGTLGVFFLLYSFEKEKKILYALLSGLFLGFAFLSKYFAAFLLISLLIFVFIKYKTKAIKNVLIISVIVLLAIAQNLYFNYNSCWNNIMFNFFARTQSEYNLETLGNFFLNLTYLVTPWGFYFLYKSRKNFKNNDLMKLIASILILIFIVFFMVALKNELGIHWFILFVPYLFLLFSFLDDVYLKKLFKYNYIFTFVHIAILFIALSIPTSLLKEQKYYSDIIYATSPELLCEKFEQYSDEEFFTLGYTTASMLSYSCNRDIKMLFNDSKFGRMDDKLLDVRSLETKDIYLFDNHGIEEHELSGVCAKVSIEEFDIKGAKFHMAKCSGFDYASYKKEHLELQKKRFYTIPKWLPIGKCYFLDKYYNGKRD; translated from the coding sequence ATGACAAAACTCTATTCCAAAGAGATTAAAATTGTTTTTCTTATATTTATATTTAAAATCATTTTACTTTCTTTAGTTCCATTAACTGGGGATGAAGCTTACTTTATAAAGTGGGGAAACACACTTAGCATGGGTTACTACGACCATCCTCCGATGGTTGGTTGGCTTATTTATCTTATGAGTTTTGTTAGTGATAACTATATTTTTTATAGACTTTTTTCTGTTGTTACTACCTTTATAGTTACCTATCTAATTTATAAAATCGCAGAGTTATATATGGAGCAAAAAAGAGCTTTTTATATTGGTTTGCTCTTTTTAGCATCTCCTGTTGATATTTTAATCTCTCTATTTACAAACGATGTAGCACTTTTGCTTTTTGGTACACTTGGAGTCTTTTTTCTGCTTTATTCTTTTGAAAAAGAAAAAAAAATACTCTATGCCCTCCTCTCAGGTCTATTTTTAGGTTTCGCATTTTTAAGTAAATATTTTGCTGCTTTTTTACTTATATCTTTACTGATTTTTGTTTTTATAAAGTATAAAACTAAAGCCATAAAAAATGTTCTAATCATCTCTGTTATAGTTCTTTTAGCAATAGCCCAAAACCTATACTTTAACTATAACAGTTGCTGGAATAACATCATGTTTAACTTCTTTGCGAGAACGCAAAGTGAATACAACTTAGAAACTCTTGGTAACTTCTTTTTGAATCTAACATATTTAGTAACTCCTTGGGGATTTTACTTTCTTTATAAAAGCAGAAAGAACTTTAAAAACAACGATTTGATGAAGCTAATAGCATCTATTTTAATCCTTATATTTATAGTATTTTTTATGGTTGCACTTAAAAACGAGCTTGGTATTCACTGGTTTATTCTTTTTGTTCCTTATCTATTTTTACTCTTTAGTTTTCTTGATGATGTTTATCTTAAAAAACTATTTAAGTACAACTATATTTTCACTTTTGTTCATATTGCTATTTTATTTATAGCTTTAAGTATTCCAACTTCTTTACTAAAAGAGCAAAAATATTACTCAGATATTATCTACGCTACTTCGCCTGAGCTACTTTGTGAAAAGTTTGAGCAATACTCTGATGAAGAATTTTTCACTTTAGGTTACACAACAGCTTCTATGCTCTCATATAGTTGTAATCGAGATATAAAAATGCTTTTTAACGACTCTAAATTTGGTCGTATGGATGACAAACTACTTGATGTTCGAAGTCTAGAGACAAAAGATATTTATCTCTTTGATAATCATGGGATAGAAGAACATGAGTTAAGTGGAGTTTGTGCAAAAGTATCTATCGAAGAGTTTGATATAAAGGGTGCAAAATTTCACATGGCAAAGTGTAGTGGATTTGACTATGCTAGTTATAAAAAAGAGCATCTAGAGCTTCAAAAGAAAAGATTTTATACTATTCCTAAGTGGTTGCCTATTGGTAAGTGTTACTTTTTAGATAAATATTATAATGGAAAAAGAGATTGA
- a CDS encoding lysylphosphatidylglycerol synthase transmembrane domain-containing protein: MKNIIKLLITIIIFYYLFQYIDFNELKNVLAKSHGGTILIALLLQLASTYLAAYRWRAISKLLVFREKLSFYVNSYFKGAFFNQVLPSSIGGDAVRIIDLTRKGYEKKDAFYGVFVDRVVGLVGLLVLNLVASILFFGTFEKDFSLLVIFISASGIAGFALLFHLDKITFLSKYKGLDLFYRLARRLNTLYGDRTLLYKHISISVCVHLLSVLVIFALADSININMSIQTFLIAVPPVFLLTIIPISLAGWGIREGAMIGIFMLVGADETKILAMSILYGILLIIASFPGSYQWIKSKKAT, translated from the coding sequence ATGAAAAACATTATAAAACTTTTAATTACTATTATTATATTTTACTACCTATTTCAATATATTGACTTTAATGAATTAAAAAATGTATTGGCTAAAAGTCACGGTGGAACTATACTAATTGCTTTACTTCTTCAACTTGCTAGTACCTATTTAGCCGCATATAGATGGAGAGCTATTAGTAAACTACTTGTCTTTAGAGAAAAACTATCTTTTTATGTAAATAGTTATTTTAAAGGTGCATTTTTCAATCAAGTATTGCCAAGTAGTATCGGTGGAGATGCAGTAAGAATCATAGACTTAACAAGAAAAGGTTATGAGAAAAAAGATGCTTTTTATGGCGTGTTTGTAGATAGAGTTGTTGGACTTGTTGGTTTACTTGTTTTAAACCTCGTAGCATCTATACTATTTTTTGGAACTTTTGAGAAAGATTTTTCACTATTGGTCATTTTTATTTCAGCTTCTGGTATTGCTGGATTTGCTCTTTTATTTCACCTTGATAAGATTACTTTTCTTTCCAAGTACAAAGGCTTAGACCTTTTTTATAGACTTGCTAGAAGATTAAATACTCTTTACGGGGATAGAACTCTTTTATACAAACACATCAGCATCTCAGTTTGTGTGCATCTACTCTCCGTTTTAGTGATTTTTGCACTTGCAGACAGTATAAATATTAACATGAGCATACAAACTTTTCTAATAGCAGTACCTCCTGTTTTTCTACTGACAATCATACCGATTTCTCTTGCTGGTTGGGGAATAAGAGAAGGTGCTATGATTGGTATATTTATGCTAGTTGGAGCAGATGAAACTAAGATATTAGCTATGAGTATTTTATATGGAATACTTCTAATTATCGCTTCTTTTCCAGGTTCTTACCAATGGATAAAAAGTAAAAAAGCAACTTAA
- a CDS encoding HAD family hydrolase, whose product MNLALFDFDGTLTTKDSLGEFFKYAVGNTKYYLTLIKFSPFFLLWQLKIIKNYKAKEILFKMFFNDIDEKTFKTMAEKFSLSELDKILRQNTYKRFQKHIKNGDRVIIVSASMKCWLDAWCKKEKVELISTELLFENEKFTAKFATKNCHGIEKLNRINKHLNISDYDSIYAYGDSSGDTQMLEIADYKYLIKNGAIKQI is encoded by the coding sequence TTGAATTTAGCTCTTTTTGATTTTGATGGAACACTAACTACAAAGGATTCACTTGGAGAGTTTTTCAAGTATGCTGTTGGAAATACAAAGTATTACTTAACTCTTATAAAATTCAGCCCTTTTTTTTTACTTTGGCAATTAAAAATCATAAAAAACTACAAGGCAAAAGAAATACTTTTTAAGATGTTTTTTAACGATATTGATGAAAAAACTTTTAAAACAATGGCTGAAAAATTTTCTCTAAGCGAGCTGGATAAAATACTTAGACAAAACACATATAAAAGATTTCAAAAGCATATAAAAAATGGCGATAGAGTTATAATAGTTTCAGCATCTATGAAATGTTGGTTAGATGCTTGGTGCAAAAAAGAAAAAGTTGAGTTAATATCAACAGAGTTACTTTTTGAAAATGAAAAATTTACAGCAAAATTTGCTACAAAAAATTGTCATGGAATCGAGAAATTAAACAGGATAAATAAACACTTAAACATTAGTGACTATGATAGCATTTATGCCTATGGTGACAGTAGTGGAGACACTCAGATGCTAGAGATAGCAGACTACAAATACCTCATAAAAAATGGTGCCATTAAACAAATTTAA
- a CDS encoding metallophosphoesterase family protein — protein sequence MKIFKRIAIFLVAIVLIYGIGRLGVVTYDSYVFVPRAPYLVMQTQNSMTIKWQSNEYEIGKVEYGFFEDTLDKNIIDAKKTNKHSMTISGLNECTKYYYKVISKTLEIDNTNRSFKTLCKNSDKQLLWVIGDSGEAGENQQKVYQEMLKTIDNDVDKLDMWLLLGDNAYRSGTQKQYNEKLFEPYKKLVKKLVPWAVIGNHDARRWAFYNIWDFPTNAESGGVASGSEHFYSIDNANLHLIMLDGESQRFDVNSKLSKWLRKDLKANKKPWVIVVIHTPPYTDGGHDSDDTSDSGGRLTKIRENLVPIFDEFGVDLVLSGHSHDYERSKLMVNHIQTSDTFNAKEHLVQDNNSCYTKPLQATKNSGTIYQVCGSSSKLDGAELKHPALPFAFELMGSIMLEITPNTLSSKFLTIDGEIKDEFIIKKDNTKCEGNR from the coding sequence ATGAAAATATTTAAAAGAATTGCAATTTTTTTAGTTGCTATTGTTCTCATATATGGCATAGGAAGACTAGGTGTAGTAACTTACGATAGTTATGTTTTCGTTCCTCGTGCACCATACTTGGTTATGCAGACACAAAATTCTATGACTATAAAATGGCAAAGTAACGAATATGAAATAGGAAAAGTTGAATACGGATTTTTTGAAGATACTCTTGATAAAAACATCATAGATGCAAAAAAAACGAATAAACACTCTATGACTATCTCAGGTTTAAATGAGTGTACAAAATACTACTACAAAGTTATATCAAAAACACTAGAAATTGACAATACTAATAGAAGTTTTAAAACACTTTGTAAAAACTCCGACAAGCAACTATTATGGGTGATTGGAGATAGTGGAGAAGCAGGTGAAAACCAACAAAAAGTCTATCAAGAAATGCTTAAAACCATAGATAATGATGTAGATAAACTTGATATGTGGTTGCTTTTAGGAGATAACGCATACAGAAGTGGTACTCAAAAGCAATACAATGAAAAACTTTTTGAACCATATAAAAAACTTGTAAAAAAACTTGTTCCTTGGGCGGTAATAGGTAATCATGATGCTAGAAGATGGGCATTTTATAATATTTGGGATTTTCCCACAAATGCTGAAAGTGGCGGAGTTGCTAGTGGAAGTGAACACTTTTACTCTATCGACAATGCTAATCTACACCTCATAATGCTTGACGGTGAGTCACAAAGATTTGATGTAAATTCTAAACTTTCTAAGTGGTTAAGAAAAGATTTAAAAGCAAACAAAAAACCTTGGGTTATTGTCGTAATACATACTCCACCATACACAGATGGAGGACATGATTCTGATGATACTTCTGATAGTGGCGGTCGTCTTACAAAAATAAGAGAAAATCTTGTTCCTATCTTTGATGAGTTTGGTGTTGATTTAGTTTTAAGCGGGCATTCACATGACTACGAACGCTCAAAGCTTATGGTAAATCATATACAAACAAGTGATACTTTTAATGCAAAAGAGCATCTAGTGCAAGATAATAATTCTTGCTATACAAAACCTTTACAAGCAACAAAAAATAGTGGTACAATTTATCAAGTATGTGGCTCTTCTTCTAAACTAGACGGGGCAGAATTAAAACACCCTGCTCTACCTTTCGCATTTGAACTCATGGGTTCAATTATGCTCGAAATTACACCAAACACACTTAGTTCAAAATTTTTAACTATTGATGGAGAGATTAAAGATGAGTTTATCATCAAAAAAGACAATACAAAATGTGAAGGAAACAGATGA